The nucleotide sequence TTGCGTTGATAATTCTTTACATCCTTATCCACAACCACTCAATAAATTTCATGCTTGAAAGAACAATTTGGCCATTAAGGACAATCAAATTTAAAACGTACCAAGAGGGATTACTGCAACGATCTCGAAGTCAACAAACAAAACAATCGATTGTTTTGAAAAAGGAGGTATGCACCTTGATAACGCGATTTATAGGTACAATGACAGCGGGAACGGCTTTATGTACGGCCGGCGCATTGTGTGCTTTTTCTCCTGTCATCCAATCACCAGTCAACCTGCAAAGCTCAGCTGTGATTTATCACGCTCCCAGACAGTCACTTTCCCCTTCCACATCACCAAAGCCTAGGGGTGCGACATCTACCTCGCCTGTATCGAACTTAGGATGGGCTGCGTCTAACTGGTCTGGTTATGCAATTACCGGTTCAACCTACAACGATATTACAGGTAACTGGATTGTGCCGGCGGTCAGTCCGTCAAACAAAAATACGTATTCTTCAAGCTGGATTGGTATCGATGGATTCAACAACAGTGACCTTATTCAGACTGGCACAGAGCAGGACTATGTAAACGGCCACGCTCAGTACGACGCTTGGTGGGAAATACTCCCCGCTCCTGAAACCGTCATTTCGTCGATGACCATTGCTCCAGGCGACCACATGTACGCTCACATCCACAACAACGGCAATGGTACATGGACCATTACGCTCACGGACGTCACACGAAACGAAACCTTTACCACCACACAATCGTACTCAGGCCCTGCCTCTTCCGCGGAATGGATACAGGAGGCTCCCGAAGTCAATGGCCACATCGCGCCACTTGCGAACTATGGAGAAACAACTTTTGATTCTGGAACGGTAAACGGCGGAAATCCCAATCTTGTTCCATCCGACGGCGGCTACATGGTCCAAAACAATACTGTGGTGTCGGTTCCTTCTAATCCCGACTCTGACACCGACGGTTTCAATGTTGCGTACGGTTCCACCCAGCCTAATCCGCCTGCTTCCTGACTTCTGCACAAAAACTATGACTGTAGGCCGCCAGCTCCACCTCCGCTGGCGGCCATGGCAACCACGCGCGTTGCCCTTCCCAAACATATAAGATGCACCGCCAATATCCAAATTACCTTGACTCGTTGTTCACCACCTCCACTCCGACCACATCCCGCACATCCACGGCACGCACGCCGTTGACCGTTCGCACTCGCAACTCCCGGCCGCGCACTGACACGCTGCCCACCAGCACCACGTCCCGTTCCGGCGTGAACACCGTCACCCGCACGGCGCGCCCATCTCGAATCGCCTCGCTGAGCGTGTATTGCATCTCCTCCAAGCGCTCCTCGGTAAGCACTGGTCGCTTCCGTTTCATCCGTTCACGCTGGATTTGCGCCATGAGCGCTCGATGCTCAGGGAGCACAAGCCGCATGGACTCGAAAATGTTCCCGTCTTTGATGTTCATGCGTAGTGACCCCCGATTCGCAGACTCCGTTCACGCAGCTGTCCCGCGCGTGTCAGGCTGACCGCGCGCATGATGGATGTCTCGCCATAGCGCGCGCGAATCTCGTCCACCGCCTCATACAGCCGTGCCCGTGCGGGCACGTTCTCGAACAGCGACAACTGGACGGTCTCTCGAAATTGCAGCATGTCCACGCTCACCGACACGGCCCGCACGCCGGATCTGTCCCAGTGTTGGTCCAGCAGTGCCAGGAGCACAGGGTACAGTTCGGCCGGGTCGTTGGTGGCGCGCGGCAACGTCTTCGCGCGATAGAAGCCGCCCGTCAATCCCTCGTAGGTGAGGCCAAGGCCCACACGGCGGCCGGCTTGATGCGCCTGCCGGAGACGATGGCACACCTCGTCCAGCAACTCCAGGATGACGACGGCGACCTCGTTGCGCTCATAGAAGTCCCGCGGCAACGTCGTACGATGGGAGAAGCCCTTGTGTGGTGCGCGGTAACTATGCGGGTTGATGTCGCTCACGTCGATCCCGTTCGCCCAACGGTGGATGACCTCGCCCCACACTCCAAACTCGGCCTTGAGCACCCCGAAGGGCAGGCGCGCGACGTCGCCAATCGTTTCGCACTTGAACTTGCGCCGTAAGACTTCCGCCCGCCGTTTCAGCCCCCACATCTCCTCGACGGGCAAGGGATGCAATACGTTTGGAATGTCCTCTTCTCGCCACCAGACGATGCCACCAGGCGTCTTCTTGGCGGCTTTGTTCGCCATCTTCGCGAGCCACTTGTTCGGCGCAAGCCCAATACGCGCGCGGATGCGAAACTGGTCCCAGATGCGCGCTTGGAGGTTACGTGCCGCCGAGACCGGGTCGGGGAACAGGTTTGATGGGTACGGGAAGGCGATGAAGCCCTCGTCGACCGAGAACTGCTCCTGGAACGGGAAGCATTGCTGCATGAGCATCTGGATCCGAACCGACACGTGCAAGTAGAAGGCCATGTGCGGCCGCACGACAATGAGACGCGGATACAGCCGTATCGCTTCGCCCAAGCGCATCGCATTCTCCACGCCGTATCGCTTCGCCGTTGGCGTCGCGGCGAGGATAATGCCCGACCGTCTTGCCGGGTCACCGGACACCACAAGCGGTGGGTCGGTGGAGTCATCGAACTCCTTGCGCCTGGCCGCATACTCCGCTAGGCTTGCCACCTCACACGAGGCGTAGAAGCTCTGCATATCCACCAGACCGTAGATGAGCTCGGTCATCGCGAAATCATCCCCGTCCGCTTGGCACGATTCGCGGCTTCGGCCTCCAGCATCTTACGCATGAAGACCGCTTCGTCGTAGCGGTCACCGATGCGGAACTCGACACGGACGTCCATGTCCCCGTCCTGGCGC is from Alicyclobacillus vulcanalis and encodes:
- a CDS encoding DNA polymerase IV, whose product is MTELIYGLVDMQSFYASCEVASLAEYAARRKEFDDSTDPPLVVSGDPARRSGIILAATPTAKRYGVENAMRLGEAIRLYPRLIVVRPHMAFYLHVSVRIQMLMQQCFPFQEQFSVDEGFIAFPYPSNLFPDPVSAARNLQARIWDQFRIRARIGLAPNKWLAKMANKAAKKTPGGIVWWREEDIPNVLHPLPVEEMWGLKRRAEVLRRKFKCETIGDVARLPFGVLKAEFGVWGEVIHRWANGIDVSDINPHSYRAPHKGFSHRTTLPRDFYERNEVAVVILELLDEVCHRLRQAHQAGRRVGLGLTYEGLTGGFYRAKTLPRATNDPAELYPVLLALLDQHWDRSGVRAVSVSVDMLQFRETVQLSLFENVPARARLYEAVDEIRARYGETSIMRAVSLTRAGQLRERSLRIGGHYA
- a CDS encoding YolD-like family protein; translated protein: MNIKDGNIFESMRLVLPEHRALMAQIQRERMKRKRPVLTEERLEEMQYTLSEAIRDGRAVRVTVFTPERDVVLVGSVSVRGRELRVRTVNGVRAVDVRDVVGVEVVNNESR
- a CDS encoding G1 family glutamic endopeptidase; this encodes MTAGTALCTAGALCAFSPVIQSPVNLQSSAVIYHAPRQSLSPSTSPKPRGATSTSPVSNLGWAASNWSGYAITGSTYNDITGNWIVPAVSPSNKNTYSSSWIGIDGFNNSDLIQTGTEQDYVNGHAQYDAWWEILPAPETVISSMTIAPGDHMYAHIHNNGNGTWTITLTDVTRNETFTTTQSYSGPASSAEWIQEAPEVNGHIAPLANYGETTFDSGTVNGGNPNLVPSDGGYMVQNNTVVSVPSNPDSDTDGFNVAYGSTQPNPPAS